From Fundulus heteroclitus isolate FHET01 unplaced genomic scaffold, MU-UCD_Fhet_4.1 scaffold_42, whole genome shotgun sequence, one genomic window encodes:
- the stard3nl gene encoding STARD3 N-terminal-like protein: MDSRCSSMDSRASGRGMGSVSSTPQSARVESYEAVEKKCISDVRRTFCLFVTFDLLFVTLLWIIELNINGGVQAQLEKEVLHYDYHASFFDIFLLAVFRFAALILAYAICKLRHWWAIAITTALSCAFLIIKVILSKLLSQGPFGYLLPIVSFVLAWLETWLLDFKVLPQEAEDENRYQSFVDAAERAPLMGPGPLSDGQFYSPPESLADSDEELEDKHDPEKALIQKVS, from the exons ATGGACAGCAGATGCAGCAGCATGGATTCGCGGGCGTCTGGCAGAGGGATGGGCTCTGTCAGCAGCACGCCCCAGTCTGCTCGGGTGGAGTCGTACGAAGCCGTGGAGAAGAAGTGCATCTCGGACGTCCGGAGGACGTTCTGCCTCTTTGTCACCTTTGACCTCTTGTTCGTCACGCTGCTCTGGATCATTGAGCTAAAC ATAAACGGAGGCGTTCAGGCGCAGCTGGAAAAGGAGGTTCTGCACTATGACTACCATGCCTCTTTCTTCGACATTTTC CTGCTGGCTGTGTTCAGGTTTGCCGCTCTCATCCTGGCTTACGCCATCTGTAAGCTGCGTCACTGGTGGGCCATCGCT ATAACCACTGCGCTCAGCTGCGCTTTCCTGATTATTAAAGTCATCTTATCAAAG CTGCTCTCTCAGGGCCCCTTTGGGTACCTGCTGCCCATCGTCTCCTTCGTCTTGGCCTGGTTAGAAACCTGGCTGCTGGACTTCAAGGTGCTCCCCCAGGAGGCCGAAGATGAAAACA GATATCAGTCGTTTGTGGACGCCGCTGAGCGCGCTCCTCTCATGGGTCCTGGTCCGTTATCCGACGGGCAGTTCTACTCTCCGCCGGAGTCTCTGGCAG ATTCTGACGAAGAGCTGGAGGATAAACACGACCCAGAAAAAGCCCTGATTCAGAAAGTCTCCTAA
- the LOC110366989 gene encoding tripartite motif-containing protein 16 isoform X1 gives MDQKGDELDRETFSCAICLDLLKDPVTIPCGHSYCMKCIKTDWDQRDQRGIYSCPQCRETFTPRPVLKKNTMLAALVEQLKKTGLQAAPVDLCYAGPEDVACDFCSGKKRKATKSCLVCLTSFCQKHLQPHYDVAPLKKHKLMEPSKNLQENICSRHDEVMKMFCRTDQKCICYLCPVDEHKGHDTVSAAAERTERQRELEVRRENIQQRIQDREKDVKLLQQELEAIKHSADKTVEDSEKIFTQLIRLIQKRSSDVKQQIRSQQETEGSRVKELQEKLEQEITELKRKDAELKQLSDTEDHNQFLHNYPSLSALSESTHSSSIKIRPLSYFEDVTAAVSELRDQLQDILRDTWTNISLRLTEVDVSLSEPEPKSRAGFLRYSCEITLDPNTAHRKLLLSEGNRKVTFMDQPQSDSSHPDRFTGCPQVLSRESLTGRCYWEVEWRKGVIVAVAYKNISRAGGARNECGFGDNDKSWALYCSKNGCQFGHNRIWTSISGPGSSRVGVYLDHRAGILSFYSVSETMTLLHRVQTTFTQPLHAGVWVFNFGDSAEFDKMKKGKNPQK, from the coding sequence ATGGATCAGAAAGGAGATGAGCTGGACCGAGAAACTTTTTCCTGTGcgatctgtctggatctactGAAAGATCCTGTGACTATTCCCTGTGGtcacagctactgtatgaagtGTATTAAAACAGACTGGGACCAAAGGGATCAGAGAGGAATCtacagctgccctcagtgcagggAGACCTTCACACCGAGGCCcgttctgaagaaaaacaccatgttagcagctttagtggagcagctgaagaagactggactccaagctgctcctgttgatctctgctatgctggacctgaagatgtggcctgtgatttCTGCTCTGGAAAAAAACGAAAAGCCACCAAGTCCTGTTTAGTCTGTCTGACCTCTTTCTGTCagaaacaccttcagcctcattatgatGTGGCTCCATTAAAGAAACACAAGCTGATGGAGccctccaagaacctccaggagaacatctgctctcgtcatgatgaggtgatgaagatgttctgtcgtactgatcagaagtgtatctgttatctctgccctgtggatgaacataaaggccacgacacagtgtcagctgcagcagaaaggactgagaggcagagagagctggaggtgagacgagaaaacatccagcagagaatccaggacagagagaaagatgtgaagctgcttcaacaggagctggaggccatcaagcactctgctgataaaacagtggaggacagtgagaagatcttcactcagctgatccgtctcatccagaaaagaagctctgatgtgaagcagcagatcagatcccagcaggaaactgaagggagtcgagtcaaagagcttcaggagaagctggagcaggagatcactgagctgaagaggaaagacgctgagctgaagcagctctcagacacagaggatcacaaccagtttctccacaactacccctcactgtcagcactcagtgagtctacacactcatccagcatcaagatccgtcctctgagctactttgaggatgtgacagcagctgtgtcagagctcagagatcaactacaggacatcctgagagacacatggacaaacatctcactgagactcactgaggtggatgtttcactgtcagaaccagaaccaaagagcagagctggattcttgagatattcatgtgaaatcacactggatccaaacacGGCACACAGGAAGCTGTTACTATCAGAGgggaacaggaaggtgacatttATGGATCAACCTCAGTCTGATTctagtcatccagacagattcactgGTTGTCCTCAGGTTctgagtagagagagtctgactggacgttgttactgggaggtggagtggagaaAGGGAGTTATTGTAGCAGTCGCATACAAGAATatcagcagagcaggaggagCGAGGAATGAATGTGGATTTGGAGATAATGACAAATCTTGGGCATTATATTGTTCCAAAAACGGTTGTCAATTTGGTCACAACAGAATCTGGACCTCCATCTCaggtcctggttcctccagagtaggagtgtacctggatcacagagcaggtattctgtccttctacagcgtctctgaaaccatgactctcctccacagagtccagaccaccttcACTCAGCCGCTACATGCTGGAGTTTGGGTTTTTAACTTTGGAGATTCTGCTGAGTTTGACAAgatgaaaaaagggaaaaacccTCAAAAATGA